One window from the genome of Faecalibacterium sp. HTF-F encodes:
- a CDS encoding GNAT family N-acetyltransferase — MEYKRFGSKILVRIDKDEEILEKVKELALKEKIRLAAVQALGATNSFTVGVYNVAEKKYYANTFSGSFEIVSLTGTINTMNGEFYTHLHMSAGNDKGEVFGGHLNRAVVSATCEMVIDVLDGTVDRAYDPVTGLNLFKFQPVKENDCAESVLKESKMKIRKAEEKDIPRLLALLGQVLQIHAEIRPDIFISGTTKYTVGQLAELLKQEDKPIYVAVDEDDVCRGYAFCQLKEQPFSTNMVPFKSLFIDDLCVDRQARGQHIGESLFEYVKQQAKELGCYEVTLNVWAGNTPAEHFYEKMGMKTKERQMEYIL; from the coding sequence ATGGAATACAAACGCTTTGGCAGTAAGATCCTTGTCCGCATCGACAAGGACGAGGAGATCCTTGAAAAAGTAAAGGAGCTTGCTCTGAAGGAAAAGATCCGCCTTGCCGCCGTTCAGGCGCTGGGGGCCACCAACAGCTTTACGGTGGGCGTATACAATGTAGCCGAAAAGAAATACTACGCCAACACCTTCAGCGGAAGCTTTGAGATCGTTTCGCTGACCGGAACCATCAACACCATGAACGGTGAATTTTACACCCATCTGCACATGAGCGCCGGAAACGACAAGGGTGAGGTGTTCGGCGGGCATCTGAACCGGGCGGTGGTCAGCGCCACCTGCGAAATGGTGATCGATGTTCTGGATGGAACGGTAGACCGTGCATATGATCCGGTCACCGGGCTGAACCTGTTCAAATTTCAGCCTGTCAAAGAAAATGACTGCGCTGAAAGTGTTTTGAAGGAAAGTAAAATGAAGATCCGTAAGGCAGAGGAAAAAGATATTCCCCGACTTCTTGCGCTGCTGGGGCAGGTATTGCAGATCCATGCAGAGATCCGCCCGGATATTTTTATTTCCGGCACCACCAAATACACTGTCGGCCAGTTGGCAGAGCTTTTGAAGCAGGAGGATAAACCCATCTATGTTGCGGTGGACGAGGACGATGTGTGTAGGGGCTATGCTTTCTGCCAGCTCAAAGAACAGCCTTTTTCCACCAACATGGTGCCCTTCAAGTCCTTGTTTATTGATGACCTTTGCGTTGACCGACAGGCACGGGGGCAGCACATCGGAGAAAGTCTGTTTGAATACGTGAAGCAGCAGGCAAAAGAGCTGGGCTGCTATGAGGTGACCCTGAACGTCTGGGCGGGAAACACCCCGGCAGAGCACTTCTACGAAAAGATGGGCATGAAAACAAAGGAACGGCAGATGGAATATATCCTGTGA
- a CDS encoding pentapeptide repeat-containing protein produces MTERYCEGERFTGLSFAGEVFESCDFVDCRLQEIEWATLLSNGAFPDPIQTLKDCSLKYNTFTEMNFNRFDFSNGNEIVGSMFAKCEMQLANFKDSVL; encoded by the coding sequence ATGACGGAGCGTTATTGTGAGGGCGAACGATTTACCGGCCTGTCGTTTGCCGGGGAAGTCTTTGAAAGCTGCGATTTTGTGGACTGCCGTTTGCAGGAGATCGAGTGGGCAACGCTGCTGTCCAACGGCGCATTCCCGGACCCCATCCAGACGCTGAAGGATTGCAGCCTGAAATACAACACCTTCACCGAAATGAATTTCAACCGCTTTGATTTTTCAAATGGGAATGAGATCGTCGGTTCCATGTTTGCCAAGTGCGAGATGCAGCTGGCAAATTTCAAGGACAGCGTGCTTTGA
- a CDS encoding MmcQ/YjbR family DNA-binding protein, translating to MDRKKLEQLIFDSCSVEPDYPWMDTPESAVFRHPGNRKWFALVTTVSRSKLGLPGKQPVDIVNLKCDPLLIGSLRMEPGFYPAYHMNKDNWITAALDGSAPDDTIRMLLEMSYAATAPKLRKKPRPSAACPLP from the coding sequence ATGGATCGCAAAAAACTGGAACAGCTGATCTTTGACAGCTGCAGTGTGGAGCCGGACTATCCCTGGATGGACACCCCGGAATCGGCGGTGTTCCGCCACCCGGGCAACCGCAAATGGTTCGCGCTGGTCACCACGGTGTCCCGCAGCAAGCTGGGGCTGCCCGGGAAGCAGCCGGTGGACATCGTAAACCTGAAATGTGACCCCCTCCTCATCGGTTCCCTGCGGATGGAGCCGGGCTTTTACCCGGCCTACCACATGAATAAGGACAACTGGATCACGGCAGCGCTGGACGGCAGTGCACCGGATGACACGATCCGGATGCTGCTGGAAATGAGCTATGCGGCAACCGCGCCGAAGCTGCGGAAAAAGCCACGGCCTTCTGCGGCTTGCCCCCTGCCATGA
- a CDS encoding alcohol dehydrogenase, translating to MLTYTYVSKGRFALMEKPKPVLQHERDAIVKVTLASICSSDLHIKHGSVPRAVPGITVGHEMVGIVEEVGSAVTNVKPGDRVTVNVETFCGECFFCKKGFVNNCTDQNGGWALGCRIDGGQAEYVRVPFADQGLNKIPDGVTDRQALLVGDVLATGYWAARISEITPEDTVLILGAGPTGICTLLCVMLHSPKRIIVCEKDESRLQFLRQHYPQVLTVQPEDCAAFVRAHSDHGGADVVLEVAGADSTFRLAWECARPNAIVTVVALYDKAQTLPLPEMYGKNLTFKTGGVDGCDCEETLRLIAEGRIDTEPLITHTYPLRRIEEGYDLFEHKRDGVIKVAVEC from the coding sequence ATGCTGACCTACACCTATGTTTCAAAGGGCAGGTTTGCCCTGATGGAAAAACCAAAGCCGGTGCTGCAGCACGAGCGGGATGCCATTGTGAAAGTGACACTTGCCAGCATCTGTTCCAGCGACCTGCACATCAAGCACGGCAGCGTGCCCCGGGCCGTGCCCGGCATCACGGTAGGCCATGAGATGGTGGGCATCGTGGAAGAAGTGGGCAGTGCAGTGACCAATGTGAAGCCCGGCGACCGGGTGACCGTGAACGTGGAGACCTTCTGCGGGGAGTGCTTCTTCTGCAAAAAGGGCTTTGTGAACAACTGCACCGATCAAAACGGCGGCTGGGCGCTGGGCTGCCGCATCGACGGCGGGCAGGCAGAGTATGTCCGGGTGCCTTTTGCGGATCAGGGACTGAACAAGATCCCAGACGGCGTTACCGACCGGCAGGCGCTGCTGGTGGGCGATGTCCTTGCCACCGGCTATTGGGCAGCGCGCATCTCTGAGATCACCCCCGAGGATACTGTGCTGATCCTCGGCGCAGGGCCTACTGGTATCTGCACCCTGCTGTGCGTTATGCTGCACAGCCCCAAGCGCATCATCGTGTGCGAAAAGGACGAAAGCCGCCTGCAGTTCCTCCGCCAACACTACCCGCAGGTGCTCACCGTGCAGCCGGAGGACTGCGCCGCCTTTGTGCGTGCCCACAGCGACCACGGCGGGGCAGATGTGGTGCTGGAAGTGGCAGGGGCGGACTCCACCTTCCGGCTGGCGTGGGAGTGCGCAAGACCCAACGCCATTGTGACCGTGGTGGCGCTGTACGATAAGGCGCAGACCCTGCCGCTGCCGGAGATGTATGGCAAAAATCTCACCTTCAAGACAGGCGGCGTGGACGGCTGCGACTGTGAAGAAACGCTGCGTCTCATTGCAGAAGGCAGGATCGATACCGAACCGCTCATCACCCATACCTATCCTCTGCGCCGGATCGAAGAGGGCTACGACCTCTTTGAACACAAGCGGGACGGCGTGATCAAGGTGGCAGTGGAATGCTGA